The Prosthecobacter vanneervenii genome has a segment encoding these proteins:
- a CDS encoding M48 family metallopeptidase — MSLSNPWFIAAVVGVLGVFHLEIVATFLNLAQFRHALPARLREIFSEETVQKAGEYAGKSSHLDVLRSTASVAVLVCFWWGGGFDWLQRWSAGWGWSAVYTGIGVIGVLLLAQNLLSLPFDAWDTFKIEAEYGFNRTTVGTFIGDRVKGLLLTALLGGPLLGLILWFFQTQVHAVLYTWLTVAGFSIVMAWLSPRLLMPLFLKFKPLDDGPLREGLLALAARLKFPVVDISVVDGSRRSSKANAFLSGFGKNKRIALFDTLIEKHTQAELEAILAHEIGHHKCRHVPQQLILGLLESGLMFYLLHLALQSPEFFSAFGVTGQPLGLGLVLFSIIYQPASLLLGLLSSALSRRHEFQADAYARSACGSAPLMDGLKKLSVDHLTHPNPHPLTVWLHYSHPPIGQRLAALEK; from the coding sequence ATGTCTTTATCCAATCCCTGGTTCATCGCCGCCGTCGTCGGCGTGCTCGGCGTCTTTCATCTGGAGATCGTGGCCACGTTTCTGAATCTGGCGCAGTTCCGCCATGCGCTGCCTGCCCGCCTGCGGGAGATCTTTTCCGAAGAGACGGTGCAGAAGGCGGGCGAGTATGCCGGCAAGTCCTCGCATCTGGATGTGCTGCGCAGCACGGCCTCCGTGGCGGTGCTGGTGTGCTTTTGGTGGGGTGGCGGCTTTGACTGGCTGCAGCGCTGGAGCGCCGGATGGGGCTGGAGCGCGGTGTACACGGGCATAGGCGTGATCGGTGTGCTGCTGCTGGCGCAGAATCTCCTCTCCCTGCCCTTTGATGCCTGGGACACCTTCAAGATCGAGGCCGAGTACGGCTTTAATCGCACCACGGTGGGCACCTTCATCGGCGATCGCGTGAAAGGCCTGCTGCTCACCGCGCTGCTGGGCGGGCCGCTGCTGGGGCTGATCCTGTGGTTTTTCCAGACGCAGGTCCACGCGGTGCTCTACACCTGGCTGACCGTGGCGGGCTTCAGCATCGTGATGGCCTGGCTCTCTCCCCGGCTGCTGATGCCGCTGTTTCTGAAGTTCAAACCGCTGGATGACGGCCCGCTGCGCGAGGGGCTGCTGGCGCTGGCCGCGCGGCTGAAGTTTCCCGTGGTGGACATCTCGGTGGTGGACGGCTCCCGCCGCTCCAGCAAGGCGAACGCCTTCCTCAGCGGCTTTGGCAAAAACAAGCGCATCGCGCTCTTTGACACGCTGATCGAGAAACACACGCAGGCGGAGCTGGAAGCCATCCTGGCGCATGAGATCGGCCACCACAAATGCCGCCATGTGCCGCAGCAGCTCATCCTAGGGCTGCTGGAGAGCGGGCTGATGTTTTATCTGCTGCACCTGGCGCTGCAGTCGCCGGAGTTTTTCAGCGCCTTTGGAGTCACGGGGCAGCCGCTGGGCCTGGGGCTGGTGCTTTTCAGCATCATCTATCAGCCCGCCAGCCTGCTGCTGGGCCTGCTGAGCAGCGCGCTGAGCCGCCGGCATGAGTTTCAGGCAGACGCCTATGCCCGCAGCGCCTGCGGCAGCGCACCGCTGATGGACGGGCTGAAAAAGCTCTCCGTGGACCACCTGACGCACCCCAACCCCCACCCGCTCACCGTCTGGCTGCACTACTCCCACCCGCCCATCGGTCAGCGGCTGGCGGCACTGGAAAAGTGA
- a CDS encoding glycoside hydrolase family protein: MKPQLLFSLLLASSLPAADAPVQIGSRRELFADSFLIESFSGTHLQLQTPRDEGVAFKFDQPWEGLFSGYATLVTLGDGRLRAYYRGKAVANKDGSEEELTCVAESADGRTWTKPELGIYEVIGTRKNNVVLMKAHTATHNFSPFRDQRPGVPEGERFKAFGGTMEGGGLTAWKSPDGLRWEKLAPEPVITKAMVPYKYMFDSQNVPFWSAAEGKYVAYYRVFEGGIRRIVRSESSDFRTWSAPVLMEYRHPSMQAPIEHLYTNQTHPYFRAPHLYVSIAARFMPGRRVLTDEQAAAIKVNPNYFKDTSDAIFMTTRPVEGTAHSGVYDRTFLEGFIRGGIGAQNWVSRTNYPALNVVPTGPHEMSVFVNQDYAQPTAHMRRYSLRTDGFASLHCSYAGGHAITKPVVFAGRELSLNFSTSAAGGVKVGFEDVDGKPVPGFGLEDCVMQIGNELDRKVAWKSGTDVSKLAGKPLRLRISMKDADVFSFQFMP, translated from the coding sequence ATGAAACCACAGCTCCTTTTCTCCCTGCTGCTTGCCAGCTCTCTGCCTGCTGCCGACGCCCCCGTCCAGATTGGCAGCCGTCGCGAGCTGTTTGCGGACTCCTTCTTGATCGAGAGCTTCAGCGGCACGCACCTGCAGCTGCAAACTCCGCGCGATGAGGGCGTGGCCTTTAAGTTTGACCAGCCATGGGAGGGGCTCTTCAGCGGCTATGCCACGCTCGTCACACTCGGCGATGGCCGCCTGCGCGCCTACTACCGCGGCAAGGCCGTGGCCAACAAGGACGGCAGCGAGGAGGAGCTGACCTGCGTCGCGGAGTCCGCCGATGGACGCACCTGGACCAAGCCCGAACTCGGCATCTATGAGGTGATAGGCACTCGAAAAAACAACGTCGTGCTCATGAAGGCGCACACCGCCACGCACAATTTCAGCCCATTTCGCGACCAGCGCCCTGGCGTGCCGGAAGGCGAGCGCTTCAAGGCCTTCGGCGGCACCATGGAGGGCGGCGGCCTCACCGCGTGGAAATCTCCCGACGGCCTGCGCTGGGAAAAGCTCGCTCCCGAGCCAGTCATCACCAAGGCCATGGTACCCTACAAGTACATGTTCGATTCGCAGAACGTCCCTTTCTGGTCCGCAGCCGAGGGCAAATACGTCGCCTATTACCGCGTGTTTGAGGGCGGCATCCGCCGCATCGTTCGCAGCGAGAGCAGCGACTTCCGCACCTGGTCCGCGCCCGTGCTCATGGAGTATCGCCATCCTTCCATGCAGGCGCCCATTGAGCATCTCTACACCAATCAAACGCACCCCTACTTCCGCGCACCGCATCTGTATGTCTCCATCGCCGCGCGCTTCATGCCGGGCCGCCGCGTGCTCACTGATGAGCAGGCCGCCGCCATCAAGGTGAACCCCAATTATTTCAAGGACACCTCGGACGCCATCTTCATGACCACACGCCCCGTGGAGGGCACCGCGCATTCAGGCGTGTATGACCGCACCTTTTTGGAAGGCTTCATCCGGGGTGGCATCGGCGCACAAAACTGGGTCTCCCGTACCAATTATCCCGCCCTCAATGTCGTCCCCACCGGTCCGCATGAGATGTCTGTGTTTGTGAATCAGGACTATGCCCAGCCCACCGCGCACATGCGCCGCTACTCGCTGCGCACGGACGGCTTTGCCTCCCTGCATTGCAGCTACGCAGGCGGTCATGCCATCACCAAGCCGGTGGTCTTTGCCGGACGTGAGCTATCGCTGAATTTCTCCACTTCTGCTGCTGGCGGTGTGAAAGTGGGCTTTGAAGACGTCGATGGCAAACCCGTGCCCGGTTTCGGCCTTGAGGACTGTGTCATGCAGATCGGCAATGAACTCGACCGCAAGGTCGCATGGAAATCCGGCACCGATGTCAGCAAGCTCGCTGGAAAGCCGCTGCGCCTGCGCATCTCCATGAAAGATGCCGACGTCTTCTCCTTCCAGTTCATGCCGTGA
- a CDS encoding phosphate ABC transporter substrate-binding protein — protein MKCCFLLLLLLLLALTGLAGAADSTTAISGIWMMGQSLCDGSESLPIVTSADTGWGNRAFQRGVRTWLASDHPASPDQRAPESFQLVPLLAQTNGGLGETIANGMADHWKSLRFENNKTRAAQSASRFLVACAGQGGRQINELSSADLSTDTRTPESRRHGGGYYRTSLDDARRAVAQAKAAGSSFQIAALYWMQGEGNSGPTGSIVPTRWDAELPRAQGLAWYRDQLIAYRKQWSADLCAITGQKTELPLFTYQTLGPAGEAQLMAADADASIWLVGPHYAVPSAINSRTKPGRHGAPIHLSADGERWWGEQVGKVMHRVLDRGERWQPLRPHKASLEATRDTILVSFSVPRPPLVLDTTFLPRQEITANGTFTSLAGFRVHDSTGAAVPLTSIEVVAPAQLRIRLAAPLSAGKTCRLSYGHPYAGALGKVASVRAGELLLSSGITESIKQLMNEGAFLATTTSDAVARVPVRSVREENGAAVLSYDPAELRDARPFEPGQDLVAMRSFSYGNLRDSDDERSVFTFTDSAYGTRSGQPYPLWNWCVLFSDLPAE, from the coding sequence GTGAAATGCTGCTTCCTCCTCCTCCTCCTCCTCCTCCTCGCGCTCACCGGGCTGGCGGGCGCTGCGGATTCCACGACCGCCATCTCCGGCATCTGGATGATGGGCCAGTCCTTGTGCGATGGCTCCGAGTCCCTGCCCATCGTCACCAGCGCGGACACCGGCTGGGGAAATCGAGCCTTTCAGCGCGGCGTGCGCACCTGGCTTGCATCAGATCATCCTGCCTCGCCCGATCAGCGGGCGCCAGAGTCATTCCAGCTCGTGCCGCTGCTCGCGCAGACGAATGGTGGCCTAGGCGAAACCATCGCCAATGGCATGGCCGACCACTGGAAGTCGCTGCGATTTGAAAACAACAAGACGCGGGCCGCTCAGTCAGCCTCCCGCTTCCTCGTCGCCTGCGCAGGGCAGGGGGGAAGGCAAATTAATGAGCTCTCCAGCGCCGACCTCTCCACCGACACACGCACGCCTGAGTCCCGCAGGCATGGCGGCGGCTACTACCGCACCAGTTTGGACGATGCACGCCGCGCCGTCGCACAGGCCAAAGCTGCGGGCTCGTCATTTCAAATCGCCGCGCTCTACTGGATGCAGGGGGAGGGAAACAGCGGCCCCACCGGCAGCATCGTCCCCACGCGTTGGGATGCCGAGCTGCCACGCGCGCAGGGCCTCGCCTGGTATCGCGATCAACTCATCGCTTATCGCAAGCAGTGGTCGGCTGACCTGTGCGCCATCACCGGACAGAAAACAGAACTCCCCCTCTTCACCTACCAGACCCTCGGCCCCGCAGGCGAGGCGCAGCTCATGGCCGCCGATGCCGATGCCAGCATCTGGCTTGTCGGCCCCCACTACGCCGTGCCCAGCGCCATCAACAGCCGCACCAAACCCGGCCGCCATGGCGCCCCCATCCATCTCTCCGCCGATGGCGAACGCTGGTGGGGCGAGCAGGTGGGCAAGGTCATGCACCGTGTGCTGGATCGCGGCGAGCGCTGGCAGCCGCTGCGCCCGCACAAGGCATCCTTGGAAGCCACCCGCGACACCATCCTCGTCAGCTTCAGCGTGCCCCGTCCTCCTCTGGTATTAGATACCACCTTCCTCCCTCGACAAGAAATCACCGCAAACGGCACCTTCACCTCGCTGGCCGGATTCCGCGTGCACGACAGCACCGGCGCTGCCGTTCCTCTCACCTCCATCGAAGTCGTCGCCCCCGCCCAGCTCCGCATCCGTCTGGCCGCACCCTTGTCCGCAGGCAAAACCTGCCGCCTCAGCTACGGCCACCCGTATGCAGGCGCGCTTGGCAAGGTGGCCTCAGTGCGTGCTGGCGAGCTCCTTCTTTCCAGCGGCATCACAGAATCCATCAAGCAGCTCATGAACGAAGGCGCCTTCCTCGCCACCACCACCTCCGACGCCGTCGCCCGCGTCCCGGTGCGCTCCGTGCGCGAAGAAAACGGAGCCGCCGTGCTGAGCTACGACCCCGCAGAACTCCGCGACGCCCGACCCTTCGAGCCCGGCCAGGACCTCGTGGCCATGCGCTCCTTCAGCTACGGCAACCTACGCGACTCCGACGACGAGCGCTCCGTCTTCACCTTCACCGACTCAGCTTACGGCACCCGCTCAGGCCAGCCCTATCCGCTGTGGAACTGGTGCGTGCTATTTTCGGATCTGCCTGCGGAGTGA
- a CDS encoding alpha/beta hydrolase fold domain-containing protein: protein MKHLLALFCLLAALVPLGAQESYAPMHRLTWDEYVGTLIHWRQMFPKRMTMESRGMSGQTMPVYLLKITDTTVPAADKQVCLITTLHSGPERTGTTGAMAFAEWCLSDDPLAVETRKKQIILVMPCVNPLAMFYTDRFRNEHGVDPYTGGGRLSKLWDVKTLTLTRPEDAPELTAVLSVIDEYQPDVHAHLHGTGLQEYAPEQLGARRLYHGQIMTEVTGGAYSNYALRPWDWRVTEAMIEAGRAAGFPSDRFEADAQRTFWGPELAPLGRKLWHGMPLFYSAHYGYAKYHTMLLTQEVAWEQSLVARMQGLMRIGNGVWLDERTPGYPVNRMRHFVGHYVTAYGSAAAERRASRVELWNQQSDFALGFLYPQTVGRETFVVATTAAAKHAIALNDFRHLLGDSATEIERFIKAGPELKIAMEQTPEQLLAATTDASFSHGIGFRLRLPYREPRQIEVRLNGAALKQDAADGYESWHADGFTQVQVNVPPQKLPAHGLYFITCAYTPDEQRPTGWMPPAEVQKKYATDKLDATPATFTDLPYGSHFRQSMDVWLTESTKPTPVVFYIHGGGWNAQDKTDIHQHLDVRALLDAGISVASINYRFLADANAAKVTPPLQWPLQDAARALQFLRSKADEWHLDKTRIAASGVSAGGCSSLWLAMHDDMAEPQSADPVARESTRLLFTATKAPQASFDPQQLVEWIPNSEYGAHAFGYPLSKSRKETFPLFLADREKHIADIRRWSPIAHASADDPPAFVVYTKDDKPPVKGQPQTDPSHSVLHALMLQATLQPLGVSCEVHHPQDGKPATTMQELLAQHLKPAQP from the coding sequence ATGAAGCACCTCCTTGCTCTTTTCTGCCTGCTCGCAGCGCTGGTGCCGCTCGGCGCTCAGGAAAGCTACGCGCCCATGCACCGGCTCACGTGGGATGAGTACGTGGGCACGCTGATCCACTGGCGGCAGATGTTCCCCAAACGCATGACGATGGAGTCCCGCGGCATGAGCGGGCAGACCATGCCCGTTTATCTCCTCAAGATCACCGACACCACCGTGCCCGCTGCGGACAAGCAGGTGTGCCTCATCACCACGCTGCATAGCGGCCCCGAGCGCACCGGCACCACCGGTGCCATGGCTTTTGCGGAGTGGTGTCTGAGCGATGATCCGCTCGCGGTGGAGACGCGAAAGAAGCAGATCATCCTCGTCATGCCCTGCGTGAATCCGCTGGCCATGTTTTACACCGACCGCTTTCGCAATGAGCATGGAGTGGACCCCTACACAGGCGGCGGCCGTCTCAGCAAGCTGTGGGATGTGAAGACCCTCACGCTCACCCGACCGGAGGATGCACCCGAGCTCACCGCAGTGCTTTCCGTCATCGATGAATACCAGCCCGATGTGCATGCCCATCTGCATGGCACCGGTCTTCAAGAATACGCGCCCGAGCAGCTCGGCGCACGCCGCTTGTATCACGGTCAGATAATGACGGAGGTCACCGGCGGTGCGTATTCCAACTACGCCCTGCGCCCCTGGGACTGGCGCGTGACGGAGGCGATGATCGAGGCCGGACGCGCAGCCGGATTCCCCTCGGATCGTTTTGAGGCCGATGCCCAGCGCACCTTCTGGGGCCCGGAGCTCGCCCCGCTCGGGCGCAAGCTCTGGCACGGCATGCCGCTCTTCTACTCCGCGCACTACGGCTACGCCAAATACCACACCATGCTGCTCACGCAGGAGGTGGCCTGGGAGCAGAGCCTCGTGGCCCGCATGCAGGGCCTCATGCGCATCGGCAATGGCGTGTGGCTCGATGAGCGCACTCCCGGTTATCCCGTGAACCGCATGCGCCACTTCGTCGGCCACTACGTCACCGCCTATGGCAGCGCCGCTGCAGAGCGCCGCGCCAGCCGCGTGGAGCTGTGGAATCAGCAGAGCGACTTCGCCCTCGGCTTTCTCTATCCGCAGACCGTGGGCCGCGAGACCTTCGTCGTCGCCACCACCGCAGCCGCCAAGCACGCCATCGCCCTCAATGACTTCCGTCATCTGCTGGGAGATTCCGCCACCGAGATCGAGCGCTTCATCAAAGCAGGCCCCGAGCTCAAGATCGCCATGGAGCAGACTCCAGAGCAGCTTCTCGCCGCCACGACCGACGCCTCCTTCTCCCACGGCATCGGCTTCCGCCTGCGCCTGCCTTATCGCGAGCCCCGGCAGATCGAGGTCCGACTCAATGGCGCGGCATTGAAACAAGATGCCGCCGACGGCTACGAGAGCTGGCATGCCGATGGCTTCACCCAGGTGCAGGTAAACGTGCCACCACAGAAGCTGCCCGCGCATGGCCTTTACTTCATCACCTGCGCCTATACGCCCGACGAGCAGCGCCCCACTGGCTGGATGCCGCCTGCGGAGGTGCAGAAAAAGTACGCCACGGACAAGCTCGACGCCACACCCGCCACCTTCACCGATCTGCCCTACGGCTCCCACTTTCGCCAGAGCATGGACGTCTGGCTCACCGAATCCACCAAGCCCACCCCAGTCGTGTTTTACATCCACGGCGGCGGCTGGAATGCGCAGGACAAGACGGACATCCACCAGCACCTCGACGTCCGCGCCCTTCTCGATGCCGGCATCTCCGTCGCTTCGATCAACTACCGCTTCCTCGCCGATGCCAATGCCGCCAAAGTCACGCCGCCGCTCCAGTGGCCTCTGCAGGATGCCGCGCGTGCCTTGCAGTTTCTCCGCTCCAAGGCGGACGAATGGCATCTCGACAAAACACGCATCGCCGCCAGCGGTGTGAGCGCAGGCGGCTGCTCCTCTCTCTGGCTGGCTATGCACGATGACATGGCCGAGCCGCAGAGCGCCGACCCCGTCGCACGTGAATCCACCCGTCTCCTCTTCACCGCCACCAAGGCACCGCAGGCCTCCTTCGATCCGCAGCAGCTTGTCGAATGGATCCCTAACAGCGAATACGGCGCGCACGCTTTTGGCTACCCGCTGTCAAAGTCACGCAAGGAAACATTCCCGCTCTTCCTCGCCGATCGTGAAAAGCACATCGCAGACATTCGCCGGTGGTCGCCCATCGCCCACGCCAGCGCAGACGATCCACCCGCTTTCGTTGTTTACACCAAAGACGACAAGCCTCCCGTCAAAGGCCAGCCGCAGACAGACCCGAGCCACAGCGTGCTGCATGCGCTCATGCTCCAGGCCACGCTGCAGCCTCTCGGCGTGTCATGCGAGGTTCACCATCCGCAGGATGGGAAGCCCGCCACCACTATGCAGGAACTCCTCGCGCAACATTTGAAACCCGCTCAACCATGA
- a CDS encoding phytanoyl-CoA dioxygenase family protein, which yields MKVSSKILGEYERDGVVLIHQFLNAAEIAAVRAELERYIRDDLAALPADARTFEKDEKTVRNLWRLEKYSTYFRRLGERADILTLVAPLVHGDPVLVGVETFNKPARIGSGVPYHQDNAYFCQSPPDMLTVWIAIDSVTQANGPVFFVKGSHLGGMLPTRPSGVRGNSIGMAHPSDVPLSEQFCALLAPGDATIHHCETIHHSAPNTTEHSRLGLLLVYRGSHTQTDPHLKTAYATAVAATPPA from the coding sequence ATGAAGGTCAGCAGCAAAATCCTCGGCGAATACGAACGCGATGGCGTGGTGCTGATTCATCAGTTTCTCAATGCCGCTGAGATTGCCGCCGTGCGTGCGGAGCTGGAGCGCTATATCCGAGATGACCTCGCAGCGCTGCCTGCAGATGCACGCACCTTTGAGAAGGACGAGAAGACCGTGCGCAATCTCTGGCGTCTGGAAAAGTACAGCACCTACTTCCGCCGTCTTGGCGAACGTGCTGATATCCTCACACTGGTGGCTCCGCTGGTGCATGGAGATCCGGTGCTGGTCGGAGTGGAGACTTTCAACAAGCCTGCGCGCATCGGTTCCGGAGTGCCCTATCACCAGGACAACGCCTACTTCTGCCAGAGCCCGCCGGACATGCTCACTGTATGGATCGCCATCGATTCGGTTACCCAGGCCAATGGCCCTGTCTTCTTTGTCAAAGGCTCACATCTCGGCGGCATGCTGCCCACCCGGCCCAGCGGCGTGCGCGGAAACAGCATCGGCATGGCGCATCCGTCCGATGTGCCGCTCAGCGAGCAGTTCTGCGCCCTCCTGGCCCCCGGAGACGCCACCATTCATCACTGCGAGACGATTCATCACTCTGCGCCAAACACCACAGAGCACTCACGCCTCGGGCTCCTGCTCGTCTATCGCGGCAGCCACACGCAGACCGATCCGCATCTCAAAACAGCCTACGCAACGGCTGTGGCCGCCACGCCTCCTGCATGA
- a CDS encoding PSD1 and planctomycete cytochrome C domain-containing protein, with translation MKSPLRASLFTLAVSTSLFAADPAAPAPAPAVAAPPAPAPAVAAPPAPAPAPAAPAAAPAPAPAAPAVAAMDFVRDVQPILEAKCLECHNPGKIKGKLLMDSLAALLKGGSTGPALVAGKPDESEMIKRLVLPKDHDDIMPPKGGPLAAHEIDVLKRWVAAGAPWPQNLTLQYKTPEQRQALAELNKKLPTLKNLQILPDKYSLETKRDYHRVVVLATFKDATTKDVTGLCDLKVADSKVATLDGLTLKPVADAGSTEVIASIGGQTVKAPVDVKNGTKDRAISFRLDCMPVLMRGGCNQGGCHGAARGKDGFRTSLFGMDPAGDYIRITREMPGRRINLAIPEESALIEKAVGAVPHSGNQCFEPDSVYNKTLLEWIAAGAPNDAADVAKVTGIEVFPSQIVLEGKNATQQITVRATYSDGTDRDVTNLALFMSNNDPTATISKAGVVTSGDRGAAFMLARFDVYSVTAQVLVIPAELKYERPKLAETNYIDTLVDENLHKLRILPSPICTDEEFVRRAYIDIAGVYPESKDMRAFITDTNPNKRAALVDTLLERKEFTELWVMKWAELLQIRSGIAGNNNQPPFYKNALLYYNWLSERIGKNVPINEIVQELLSSSGGTVSNPAVNFYQTELDQLKLTENVAQVFMGMRIQCAQCHNHPFDRWTMDDYYGFKAFFSQIGRKPTDDPAEVIIYNSKGGESKHFLTQAVMKPKFLGGDTPEMKPGEDRRKVLAEWMASPRNPFFARNIANIIWAHFNGVGVVEPVDDVRVSNPPSNPALIAALAEHLTEYKYDMRKFVRDICTSQTYQRSTKVNETNAGDKRNFSHAQVRRVRAEVLLDAISQITDTPNKFQGLPLGARAVQIADGAVTNYFLTTFGRAKRESVCSCEVKMEPTLSQALHLMNGDAVNDRIKQGRVVANMIKDKKTDREIVEDLFLRVFGRMPLEKEWTNVQQAIADDPNGRQTVLEDLFWALLNSKEFYFNH, from the coding sequence ATGAAAAGCCCCTTGCGAGCTTCTCTCTTTACCCTCGCCGTTTCCACCAGCCTTTTTGCGGCCGATCCCGCAGCGCCTGCCCCTGCCCCAGCTGTGGCGGCTCCCCCTGCCCCTGCCCCAGCTGTGGCGGCTCCCCCTGCACCGGCCCCGGCTCCCGCAGCCCCTGCGGCGGCACCTGCTCCAGCACCCGCCGCTCCTGCGGTAGCAGCAATGGATTTTGTGCGCGATGTGCAGCCCATCCTGGAGGCCAAGTGCCTCGAATGCCACAACCCCGGCAAGATCAAAGGCAAGCTCCTCATGGACTCCCTGGCTGCGCTGCTCAAAGGCGGCTCCACCGGCCCGGCCCTCGTGGCTGGCAAGCCCGATGAGAGCGAGATGATCAAGCGCCTCGTGCTGCCGAAAGATCACGACGACATCATGCCTCCCAAGGGCGGACCGCTCGCGGCCCATGAGATCGACGTGCTCAAGCGCTGGGTGGCAGCTGGCGCCCCCTGGCCGCAGAACCTCACGCTGCAGTACAAGACCCCCGAGCAGCGCCAGGCCCTGGCCGAACTGAACAAGAAGCTGCCAACGCTGAAGAACCTGCAGATTCTGCCGGACAAGTACTCCCTGGAAACCAAGCGCGACTACCACCGCGTGGTGGTGCTGGCCACCTTTAAGGACGCCACCACCAAGGACGTGACCGGCCTGTGCGATCTCAAAGTGGCCGACTCCAAAGTAGCCACGCTCGACGGCCTGACGCTGAAGCCTGTGGCCGATGCCGGCAGCACGGAGGTCATCGCCTCCATCGGCGGCCAGACGGTGAAGGCCCCCGTGGATGTGAAGAACGGCACCAAGGACCGCGCCATCTCCTTCCGCCTGGACTGCATGCCCGTGCTGATGCGCGGCGGCTGCAATCAGGGCGGCTGCCATGGCGCCGCCCGTGGCAAGGACGGCTTCCGCACCTCCCTCTTTGGCATGGACCCCGCAGGCGACTACATCCGCATCACCCGCGAGATGCCCGGCCGCCGCATCAATCTGGCCATCCCGGAAGAGAGCGCGCTGATCGAAAAAGCCGTGGGCGCCGTGCCGCACTCCGGCAACCAGTGCTTTGAACCTGACTCCGTTTACAACAAGACGCTGCTGGAATGGATCGCCGCAGGCGCTCCGAACGATGCTGCCGATGTGGCCAAGGTGACCGGCATCGAGGTCTTCCCCAGCCAGATCGTGCTGGAGGGCAAGAACGCCACACAGCAGATCACCGTGCGCGCCACCTACTCCGACGGCACCGACCGCGATGTGACGAACTTGGCGCTGTTCATGTCCAACAACGACCCGACCGCCACCATCAGCAAGGCCGGCGTGGTGACCTCCGGCGACCGTGGCGCAGCCTTCATGCTGGCCCGCTTTGATGTGTACTCCGTCACCGCGCAGGTGCTGGTCATTCCCGCCGAACTCAAGTATGAGCGGCCCAAGCTGGCTGAGACGAACTACATCGACACGCTGGTGGACGAAAACCTGCACAAGCTGCGCATCCTGCCCTCCCCCATTTGCACGGACGAAGAGTTTGTGCGCCGCGCCTACATCGACATCGCTGGCGTGTATCCGGAGTCCAAGGACATGCGCGCCTTCATCACGGACACCAACCCCAACAAGCGCGCCGCGCTGGTGGACACTCTGCTGGAGCGCAAGGAATTCACCGAGCTGTGGGTCATGAAGTGGGCCGAGCTGCTGCAGATCCGCTCCGGCATCGCTGGCAACAACAACCAGCCGCCCTTCTACAAGAACGCGCTGCTCTACTACAACTGGCTCTCTGAGCGCATCGGCAAGAACGTTCCGATCAATGAGATCGTGCAGGAGCTGCTCTCCTCCTCCGGCGGCACCGTTTCCAATCCTGCGGTGAACTTCTACCAGACCGAGCTGGACCAGCTGAAGCTGACGGAAAACGTGGCCCAGGTGTTCATGGGCATGCGCATCCAGTGCGCGCAGTGCCACAACCACCCCTTTGACCGCTGGACGATGGACGACTACTACGGCTTCAAGGCCTTCTTTTCCCAGATCGGCCGCAAGCCCACGGACGATCCTGCTGAAGTCATCATCTACAACAGCAAGGGCGGTGAATCGAAGCACTTCCTGACGCAGGCAGTGATGAAGCCGAAGTTCCTCGGCGGAGACACCCCAGAGATGAAGCCCGGAGAAGACCGCCGCAAGGTGCTGGCCGAGTGGATGGCATCCCCGCGCAATCCCTTCTTTGCACGCAACATCGCCAACATCATCTGGGCGCACTTCAACGGCGTCGGTGTGGTGGAGCCGGTGGATGATGTGCGTGTGTCCAACCCGCCGTCCAACCCCGCGCTGATCGCCGCGCTGGCCGAGCACCTGACGGAGTACAAGTACGACATGCGCAAGTTTGTGCGGGACATCTGCACCTCCCAGACCTACCAGCGCAGCACCAAGGTTAACGAGACCAACGCCGGGGACAAGCGCAACTTCTCCCACGCCCAGGTGCGCCGCGTGCGTGCCGAGGTGCTGCTGGACGCCATCTCCCAGATCACCGACACGCCGAACAAATTCCAGGGCCTGCCGCTGGGCGCACGTGCCGTGCAGATCGCCGACGGTGCGGTGACGAACTACTTCCTCACCACCTTTGGCCGCGCCAAGCGTGAATCCGTCTGCTCCTGCGAGGTGAAGATGGAGCCCACGCTCTCCCAGGCCCTGCACCTCATGAACGGCGACGCCGTGAACGACCGCATCAAGCAGGGCCGTGTGGTGGCCAACATGATCAAGGACAAGAAGACCGACCGCGAGATCGTGGAAGACCTCTTCCTGCGTGTCTTTGGCCGCATGCCTCTTGAGAAAGAATGGACCAATGTGCAGCAGGCCATCGCAGACGATCCCAACGGCCGCCAGACGGTGCTGGAAGACCTCTTCTGGGCCCTGCTGAACTCGAAGGAGTTCTACTTCAACCATTGA